Below is a window of Agrobacterium vitis DNA.
CCAGCCGCTAATGGACTGGCGACGCCAGGGCGCAATCTCACGGCGCGCCAAAGTGGCCGCTGTTCTGGCGATGGGTCTGAGTTTTGTCGTGATGTGGTTCTTCTCGTCGGCACCGCTTTACGTGCGCGTTGGTACCGGGATTATTCTTCTCTGCTCGGCGGCTTTCGTCGTCAGCCGGCCAGAGCCGAAACAATAACTTCTATTCCGGCACCGCCGGCAGCACGCAGTCGGTCTTGTTCAAGTGTCGCTCGCGGAAGAAGATGAACAGGCCGGAGCCAATAATCAGGGCTGCGCCGAT
It encodes the following:
- a CDS encoding YbaN family protein; translation: MRLILLGLGWFFVGLGIVGIFVPVLPTTPFIILAAALFARSSPRFEQWLLDHPRFGQPLMDWRRQGAISRRAKVAAVLAMGLSFVVMWFFSSAPLYVRVGTGIILLCSAAFVVSRPEPKQ